From a single Cupriavidus taiwanensis LMG 19424 genomic region:
- a CDS encoding thiazole synthase — translation MTFEPSATLRDPFVLYGESFGSRLLLGTARYPSPATLEAAVQASAPAMITVALRRQGAVGDGEGGQAFWQMLKALNVPVLPNTAGCFTAQEVITTAMMAREVFETPWIKLELIGDDYTLQPDTLNLPAVAETLLKEGFKVLPYCTEDLVLCRRLLDVGCQALMPWAAPIGTGRGAVNPHAMRVLRERLPDTPLIVDAGLGLPSHAAQVLEWGYDGVLLNTAVAQAAYPVDMARAFAQAVAAGRTAYLAGPMPEREVAQASTPVVGMPFWHADNTEQRA, via the coding sequence ATGACCTTCGAACCTTCCGCAACCCTGCGCGACCCGTTCGTGCTGTATGGCGAGTCGTTCGGCTCGCGCCTGCTGCTGGGTACCGCGCGCTATCCGTCGCCGGCCACGCTTGAAGCCGCCGTGCAGGCCTCCGCGCCGGCCATGATCACCGTCGCGCTGCGCCGCCAGGGCGCGGTGGGCGACGGCGAGGGCGGCCAGGCGTTCTGGCAGATGCTCAAGGCGCTAAACGTGCCGGTGCTGCCCAACACCGCCGGCTGCTTCACCGCGCAGGAGGTCATCACCACCGCGATGATGGCGCGCGAGGTATTCGAGACGCCGTGGATCAAGCTCGAACTGATCGGCGACGACTACACCCTGCAGCCCGACACCCTGAACCTGCCGGCCGTGGCCGAGACCCTGCTCAAGGAGGGCTTCAAGGTGCTGCCGTACTGCACCGAGGACCTGGTGCTGTGCCGCCGCTTGCTCGACGTCGGTTGCCAGGCGCTGATGCCGTGGGCCGCGCCGATCGGCACCGGCCGCGGAGCGGTCAACCCGCACGCGATGCGCGTGCTGCGCGAGCGCCTGCCCGATACCCCGCTGATCGTCGATGCCGGCCTGGGCCTGCCGTCGCACGCGGCCCAGGTGCTGGAATGGGGTTACGACGGCGTGCTGCTCAACACCGCGGTGGCGCAGGCCGCCTACCCGGTCGACATGGCGCGCGCCTTCGCGCAGGCCGTGGCCGCGGGCCGCACCGCCTATCTGGCCGGGCCGATGCCCGAGCGCGAAGTCGCGCAGGCCAGCACCCCGGTGGTCGGCATGCCGTTCTGGCACGCCGACAACACGGAGCAGCGCGCATGA